Proteins encoded by one window of Nasonia vitripennis strain AsymCx chromosome 5, Nvit_psr_1.1, whole genome shotgun sequence:
- the LOC100123555 gene encoding E3 UFM1-protein ligase 1 homolog codes for MTTADWDEVKRLAADFQKAQLSYTLQKLSERNCVEIIMKLTENKLLDVIFTNDGKEYVTPQHLAKEIKDELYIHGGRVNLAELANILNVDLSQISKIASDIEKHDKGVKIILGQLIDRNYIAKIAEEINDKLNQNGFISIADLTLNYDLPAEFLQSLIEKELGKSIFGKQDTQDPRIFYNQGYVARNEAKIRGALSAITKPTPISAVLGQCSVPERIFFAILENLQEKQQVPGVVTGKQSSNSIYVPTIYSKTQSEWVDNFYKQNGYLEYDALSRLGISDPKSFVKRHFSNESLVYLDTVAVGPVLIDQVDANIEEVVATGSYTDIYPLLPSVFSSQDVERLLKESSSRMKSSIHIFATTVIVSDAYLQALYKQLEPLAEKKAKEAVESGKWLQSIVENKLKSKTSDVSDNKVDRKAERRKKASSGKAGGGSQGRETKTKSTKKKYQQGKSQDFDSDDEPSGPTHGKVQLELVNTTDIKKELNKDENLADMDEFIDDLSAHLQLLLNKQVAVIAEQLSQKHKSTDLNEVDDRLNAIITNMRVFDKGIKCLDKHDQTPMAKYLLKTLGVDFTTEIFKLAAHQNVIQCSPNLTSEARQKMLLDLPKEVKEPLTNLHKAVAGNSVEDFFNTIEPAMSVCCLVLKKYDKKKDRPVIIGHREALLEQLNNTQDPALTLHLTTTILFTAATQNALHMSGRHVSSILSFLQPLLEQSTIATLNKYHDLVLQYLTSSDPAIKEELHKQLEDGLQEIKKIANEYKKQLKVDKAQD; via the exons ATGACAACAGCAGATTGGGATGAAGTTAAAAGGCTAGCTGCTGATTTCCAAAAGGCACAGCTGAGCTACACATTgcaaaa GTTATCGGAGCGCAATTGTGTagaaattattatgaaattgACAGAAAACAAACTTCTGGATGTAATTTTTACCAATGATGGAAAGGAGTACGTTACACCCCAACATCTGGCCAAGGAAATTAAGGATGAACTTTATATTCATGGAGGACGAGTGAATTTAGCAGAACTAGCTAATATTCTAAATGTGGATTTGTCACAGATTTCAAAGATTGCTAGCGATATTGAAAAACATGATAAGggagtaaaaataatattgggACAGTTAATTGATAGAAATTATATTGCAAAAATTGCAGAggaaataaatgataaactCAATCAAAATGGTTTCATAAGCATTGCTGATTTAACACTGAATTATGATTTGCCAGCAGAGTTTTTACAATCTTTAATTGAAAAGGAATTAGGCAAATCTATATTTGGCAAGCAAGATACACAGGATCCTCGCATCTTCTACAACCAGGGTTACGTAGCAAGAAATGAGGCCAAGATAAGGGGTGCTCTTTCAGCTATTACTAAGCCTACTCCTATTTCAGCTGTCTTAGGACAATGCTCCGTTCCAGAAAGAATATTCTTTg CTATTTTGGAAAATCTTCAAGAGAAGCAACAAGTACCAGGTGTAGTGACTGGCAAACAAAGTAGTAATAGTATTTATGTTCCAACTATTTACTCCAAGACTCAAAGTGAATGGGTAGACAACTTTTATAAACAGAATGGTTACCTTG AATACGATGCACTGTCAAGGCTGGGTATCTCAGATCCAAAAAGTTTTGTCAAACGTCATTTTTCCAACGAAAGCTTGGTATATCTCGATACAGTGGCAGTTGGACCTGTTCTCATAGATCAAGTTGATGCAAACATTGAAGAAGTAGTTGCAACTGGATCGTACACCGATATTTATCCTCTTTTACCATCAGTCTTCAGCTCTCAAGATGTAGAAAGATTACTAAAGGAATCTTCCTCGAGGATGAAATCTTCTATTCACATTTTTGCTACAACAGTTATTGTATCTGATGCTTACTTGCAAGCTTTGTACAAACAGTTAGAACCTTTAGCTgagaaaaaagccaaagaggCTGTTGAAAGTGGAAAGTGGCTTCAGTCAattgtagaaaataaattaaaatcaaaaacatcAGATGTCAGTGATAATAAAGTTGACAGAAAAgctgaaagaagaaaaaaagcgtcCAGTGGCAAAGCTGGGGGTGGTAGTCAAGGTAGAGAAACCAAAACGAAATCTACAAAGAAGAAGTATCAACAAGGTAAAAGTCAAGATTTTGACTCGGATGATGAGCCTAGTGGGCCAACACATGGAAAAGTTCAGCTAGAACTAGTGAATACTACTGATATTAAAAAAGAACTCAACAAAGACGAAAATTTGGCTGATATGGACGAGTTCATTGACGATTTGTCAGCTCACTTGCAACTACTACTCAACAAGCAAGTTGCAGTAATAGCTGAACAGTTATCACAAAAACACAAGAGTACAGATCTTAATGAAGTTGACGATCGCCTTAATGCAATAATAACAAACATGAGAGTATTTGACAAAGGCATCAAATGTTTGGATAAACATGATCAAACTCCAATGGCTAAATACCTGTTGAAAACTCTTGGTGTAGATTTTACGACGGAAATTTTTAAGTTAGCCGCTCATCAAAATGTTATACAATGTTCCCCCAACTTAACGTCTGAAGCTAGACAAAAAATGCTTCTTGATTTACCAAAAGAAGTAAAAGAGCCACTGACCAATTTGCACAAAGCTGTTGCGGGAAACTCTGTAGAAGACTTTTTTAACACTATTGAACCAGCAATGTCAGTGTGTTGTTTAGTATTAAAGAAATATGATAAAAAGAAAGATAGACCCGTTATTATTGGTCACAGAGAAGCTTTACTGGAGCAATTGAACAATACACAAGATCCTGCTCTAACTTTGCATTTGACAACCACAATACTGTTCACAGCTGCTACGCAAAACGCTCTTCATATGTCTGGGAGACATGTATCATCCATTCTTTCTTTTCTACAGCCACTTTTGGAACAGTCAACTATTGCTACACTCAATAAATATCATg